The Terracoccus luteus genome includes a region encoding these proteins:
- the wzy gene encoding O-antigen polysaccharide polymerase Wzy, translating into MRPLLVLAALACVVSAVVVLARGDEPDLTTMAAATLVVTVGCVGVVALRWGGDLTAAPVLWLGLFCLFHFGMVWTLGVFGVTTLADVTTTAVYWVATPWLRPAVTVASVGALVFAVIALALAPRSPAHRARHRAKYLGGRWRARRSSRRPAPSGSGRVSGRVSGGGARHRARHRARHRAEVHGRALAPGQRRLCDAVAATGLALQGLGVLVLAVAIVGRGGLGLVGGGYLAFLEAAQDQTTGYALWAFGVGSSLTQLGDTTARRWGLVVFAVLALVLFPLGLRGSVLFPACVLLATRTLVGRRVPALLIGVAAVAALGGASVVRLTRVGAQPGPGGLLDGVVSTVTELGFSIRPTAEVMRWSSAGQEPTWFVSFVAVPLRVVEGLTGWHGGPPVDDPRLFNVKVNELVGAIGGSPVAEGYDAAGVAGVVVVMVGLAVVLCRLSRGPFDTAARLAVFPVVALPLTIAVRNSFAAVVPQVAIGLAVVLAVHLWARVQHESAGAGRRAAAGPPPVRTARPVGAARGAS; encoded by the coding sequence GTGAGACCCCTGCTCGTGCTCGCCGCCCTCGCCTGCGTCGTCAGCGCCGTCGTCGTGCTCGCCCGCGGTGACGAGCCCGACCTGACGACGATGGCCGCGGCGACCCTCGTCGTCACGGTGGGCTGCGTCGGGGTCGTCGCCCTGCGGTGGGGTGGCGACCTCACCGCGGCGCCCGTGCTGTGGCTCGGCCTGTTCTGCCTCTTCCACTTCGGCATGGTCTGGACCCTCGGCGTCTTCGGCGTCACGACGCTGGCCGACGTCACGACGACCGCCGTCTACTGGGTCGCCACCCCGTGGCTGCGCCCGGCCGTCACGGTGGCCTCCGTCGGCGCCCTCGTCTTCGCCGTCATCGCCCTCGCCCTCGCCCCGCGCTCGCCGGCCCACCGCGCCCGTCACCGGGCGAAGTACCTCGGCGGCCGGTGGCGCGCACGACGGTCGTCCCGGCGTCCTGCCCCCTCCGGCTCGGGTCGTGTGTCAGGTCGCGTGTCGGGGGGTGGGGCCCGACACCGGGCGCGACACCGGGCGCGACACCGGGCCGAGGTCCACGGGCGCGCGCTCGCCCCCGGACAACGACGCCTCTGCGACGCCGTCGCGGCCACGGGGCTCGCGCTGCAGGGGCTGGGCGTGCTCGTCCTCGCCGTCGCCATCGTCGGACGTGGGGGCCTGGGGCTCGTGGGCGGCGGGTACCTCGCCTTCCTCGAGGCGGCGCAGGACCAGACGACCGGCTACGCCCTGTGGGCCTTCGGGGTCGGCTCGAGCCTGACCCAGCTCGGCGACACGACCGCGCGGCGGTGGGGCCTGGTCGTGTTCGCAGTGCTCGCCCTCGTGCTGTTCCCGCTGGGGCTGCGCGGCTCGGTGCTGTTCCCCGCGTGCGTGCTGCTCGCGACGCGCACCCTCGTGGGGCGCCGGGTGCCCGCGTTGCTCATCGGCGTCGCCGCCGTCGCGGCCCTGGGCGGGGCGTCGGTCGTGCGCCTGACGCGGGTGGGGGCGCAGCCCGGCCCGGGCGGCCTGCTCGACGGGGTGGTCTCGACCGTGACCGAGCTCGGCTTCTCCATCCGGCCGACCGCCGAGGTGATGCGCTGGTCGAGCGCCGGCCAGGAACCGACGTGGTTCGTCAGCTTCGTCGCCGTGCCGCTCCGCGTCGTCGAGGGCCTCACCGGGTGGCACGGCGGCCCACCCGTCGACGACCCCCGCCTCTTCAACGTCAAGGTCAACGAGCTGGTCGGCGCCATCGGTGGCTCGCCGGTCGCCGAGGGCTACGACGCCGCCGGTGTGGCGGGCGTCGTCGTCGTCATGGTCGGGCTCGCCGTCGTGCTGTGCCGCCTCAGCCGCGGACCGTTCGACACCGCGGCGCGCCTGGCCGTCTTCCCGGTCGTCGCGCTGCCGCTCACGATCGCGGTGCGCAACAGCTTCGCCGCCGTCGTGCCGCAGGTCGCGATCGGACTGGCCGTCGTGCTCGCCGTGCACCTGTGGGCCCGGGTGCAGCACGAGAGTGCCGGCGCGGGTCGCCGGGCCGCCGCCGGGCCGCCACCGGTCCGGACCGCCCGGCCGGTCGGCGCCGCACGGGGTGCGTCGTGA
- a CDS encoding acyltransferase, translating into MDARSLRRRAATRLRVRLEQARAQALTLRFAGVRVHPRARLARGVRVDVAPGGRLVLGPCAVAGGTVIEVGPAGRLELLGDFVGPGSVVVARRSVRVGPGTLVAEMCVLRDSDHARASDGTIDPVAHDSAPVTVGAHCWLGARVTVLKGVSLGDGSTAGAGAVITRDVAAGSTVVGVPARALGGDGG; encoded by the coding sequence ATGGACGCACGGTCGCTGCGCCGTAGGGCCGCGACGCGCCTGCGCGTGCGCCTCGAGCAGGCTCGGGCGCAGGCCCTGACGCTGCGGTTCGCGGGCGTCCGGGTGCACCCCCGGGCCCGCCTGGCCCGCGGCGTGCGGGTCGACGTCGCGCCCGGCGGTCGCCTCGTCCTCGGCCCCTGCGCGGTGGCGGGCGGGACCGTCATCGAGGTCGGACCCGCCGGCCGGCTCGAGCTGCTCGGTGACTTCGTGGGCCCCGGCAGCGTCGTCGTCGCCCGCCGGTCGGTGCGCGTGGGGCCCGGCACGCTCGTCGCCGAGATGTGCGTCCTGCGCGACTCCGACCACGCCCGAGCCTCCGACGGCACCATCGACCCGGTGGCCCACGACTCGGCTCCGGTCACGGTCGGGGCGCACTGCTGGCTCGGGGCCCGGGTCACCGTCCTCAAGGGCGTCAGCCTGGGCGACGGCTCGACCGCCGGCGCCGGCGCTGTCATCACGCGGGACGTCGCCGCGGGGTCGACGGTGGTGGGCGTGCCGGCCCGCGCCCTGGGGGGTGACGGTGGCTGA
- a CDS encoding choice-of-anchor P family protein — translation MRRWTSWLRLRTAAVAVLGAVAVVAVGAGPAQAATAGNKAFAGYAHDLKSYVLATGAVSAGPVVAAGVGCSDRATLFYQDSAASSSLLGLTLNGVQTSSGGFKSGTVQENRSTFSTTNVNLPIGTASLRADSISVTTSVFYDTSTRTFSQSSTMTVANLRVLLTPLGPTIVSINGTVQPNFGITVPGIATLVLHGNRVSGSANSSAMGTLSTAVQVDLLGGLSSTRVGEVSASLYGTPDQTFMYGQGEGVRVAASDQLLTVGPLVTAQLPCVGNGGAASSVAGTNGLPALLGNLGVVTSTATGSRSDLQADARTTSQVASVNLLGGLVTADAVGSTSRVTSTDGAETVDRSASASTFTGLTVAGVPVSADAAPGTTISLAGIGQVVLNARTAYPTGVEVIPLTVRVNPGNTLGLPSATIVVARSYAFLTGPETTPAALKAARSFMTKQSDEPAEAVKPAPSSPVTGLQKQAATSSAKRTWSDGGTHRVAVAPTVKAPTKAPTKVTAKG, via the coding sequence ATGCGGAGATGGACATCATGGCTGCGGCTCCGGACGGCGGCGGTCGCCGTGCTCGGGGCCGTGGCCGTCGTGGCGGTCGGGGCCGGCCCGGCCCAGGCCGCCACGGCCGGGAACAAGGCGTTCGCGGGGTACGCCCACGACCTCAAGTCCTACGTGCTGGCGACGGGGGCCGTCTCGGCGGGCCCGGTCGTGGCCGCCGGGGTGGGGTGCTCCGACCGGGCCACCCTGTTCTACCAGGACAGCGCGGCCAGCTCGTCGCTGCTGGGGCTCACCCTCAACGGCGTGCAGACGAGCAGCGGCGGGTTCAAGAGCGGCACGGTGCAGGAGAACCGCTCGACGTTCTCGACGACGAACGTCAACCTGCCGATCGGCACCGCCTCGCTGCGGGCTGACTCGATCTCGGTGACGACGAGCGTCTTCTACGACACGTCGACCCGTACCTTCTCGCAGAGCTCGACGATGACGGTCGCCAACCTCAGGGTGCTGCTCACCCCACTCGGCCCGACGATCGTCAGCATCAACGGCACCGTGCAGCCGAACTTCGGCATCACGGTCCCCGGCATCGCCACCCTCGTGCTGCACGGCAACCGCGTGTCCGGTTCGGCGAACAGCAGTGCCATGGGCACCCTGTCGACGGCCGTTCAGGTCGACCTGCTCGGCGGCCTCAGCTCGACCCGCGTCGGTGAGGTCTCCGCCTCGCTCTACGGCACGCCCGACCAGACCTTCATGTACGGTCAGGGTGAGGGCGTGCGCGTCGCGGCCTCCGACCAGCTGCTCACCGTCGGGCCACTCGTCACCGCCCAGCTGCCGTGCGTCGGCAACGGGGGCGCGGCATCGTCCGTCGCCGGCACGAACGGGTTGCCGGCCCTGCTCGGCAACCTCGGCGTCGTCACCTCCACGGCGACAGGCAGCCGCTCGGACCTCCAGGCCGACGCCCGCACCACCAGCCAGGTCGCCTCGGTGAACCTGCTCGGTGGTCTCGTCACGGCGGATGCCGTGGGGTCGACCTCGCGGGTCACGAGCACCGACGGCGCGGAGACGGTCGACCGGTCGGCGTCCGCCTCGACCTTCACCGGGCTGACGGTCGCCGGGGTGCCGGTCTCCGCCGACGCGGCTCCGGGCACGACGATCTCGCTCGCCGGCATCGGCCAGGTGGTGCTCAACGCGCGCACCGCCTACCCGACCGGCGTGGAGGTCATCCCGCTCACGGTGCGGGTCAACCCCGGCAACACCCTCGGGCTGCCGTCGGCGACGATCGTCGTGGCGCGTTCGTACGCCTTCCTCACCGGCCCGGAGACGACCCCGGCGGCGCTCAAGGCCGCCCGCTCCTTCATGACGAAGCAGTCGGACGAGCCGGCCGAGGCGGTGAAGCCGGCTCCCTCGAGCCCGGTGACCGGCCTGCAGAAGCAGGCCGCGACCTCGAGCGCGAAGCGCACGTGGAGTGACGGGGGCACGCACCGCGTCGCCGTCGCACCGACCGTGAAGGCGCCGACGAAGGCGCCGACGAAGGTGACGGCGAAGGGCTGA
- a CDS encoding nucleotide sugar dehydrogenase: MSSTLVVVGQGYVGLPIALRAAETGRRVVGLDTDAATVAALNAGTSHIGDITDDELRRGLAAGYRATTDAGCIAEADTVVVCVPTPLAPEGGPDLGAVEGAARAIGSHVSPGTLVILESTTYPGTTEEIFAPLVLTDRFTVGVDLNIAFSPERIDPGNTTYGVRNTPKVVGGVTPECTRRARDFYASFIDTVVEAKGAREAEMAKLLENTFRHVNIALVNEMVRFSQELDIDLWDAIDCAETKPFGFMAFRPGPGVGGHCIPVDPSYLSHRVKAKLGYAFRMVELAEEINHAAPDYVAARVRDMLNDASLPVRGSTVLLLGVTYKPDVADCRESPADPLAVRLRSWGADVRYHDPFVPVWHPHGSDETFHREADLGAAVAAADAVVLLQAHARYDLEALADSGAVVLDTRGRLTPSKVVARL; this comes from the coding sequence GTGAGCAGCACTCTCGTCGTCGTCGGTCAGGGGTACGTCGGCCTGCCGATCGCCCTGCGGGCCGCGGAGACCGGCCGACGCGTCGTCGGTCTCGACACCGACGCCGCCACCGTCGCCGCCCTCAACGCCGGCACGTCGCACATCGGTGACATCACCGACGACGAGCTGCGCCGCGGCCTCGCCGCGGGCTACCGCGCCACGACGGATGCCGGGTGCATCGCCGAGGCGGACACCGTCGTCGTGTGCGTGCCGACCCCGCTCGCCCCCGAGGGTGGCCCCGACCTCGGTGCCGTCGAGGGTGCGGCCCGGGCCATCGGCAGCCACGTCTCGCCGGGCACCCTCGTCATCCTCGAGTCGACGACCTACCCGGGCACGACCGAGGAGATCTTCGCCCCGCTCGTGCTCACCGACCGCTTCACCGTCGGCGTCGACCTCAACATCGCCTTCTCGCCGGAGCGCATCGACCCGGGCAACACGACCTACGGGGTGCGCAACACCCCCAAGGTCGTCGGTGGCGTGACGCCCGAGTGCACCCGCCGGGCCCGCGACTTCTACGCCTCCTTCATCGACACCGTCGTCGAGGCCAAGGGCGCCCGCGAGGCCGAGATGGCCAAGCTGCTCGAGAACACCTTCCGACACGTCAACATCGCCCTCGTCAACGAGATGGTGCGCTTCTCGCAGGAGCTCGACATCGACCTGTGGGACGCCATCGACTGCGCCGAGACCAAGCCCTTCGGGTTCATGGCCTTCCGGCCCGGCCCGGGGGTCGGTGGGCACTGCATCCCGGTCGACCCCAGCTACCTGTCCCACCGCGTCAAGGCCAAGCTCGGCTACGCCTTCCGCATGGTCGAGCTCGCCGAGGAGATCAACCACGCGGCTCCCGACTACGTGGCCGCCCGGGTGCGCGACATGCTCAACGACGCCTCCCTGCCGGTTCGGGGCTCGACCGTCCTGCTGCTCGGGGTCACCTACAAGCCCGACGTCGCCGACTGTCGCGAGAGCCCGGCCGACCCGCTCGCGGTGCGCCTGCGCTCGTGGGGCGCCGACGTGCGCTACCACGACCCCTTCGTGCCGGTGTGGCACCCGCACGGGAGCGACGAGACGTTCCACCGGGAGGCCGACCTCGGGGCCGCCGTCGCGGCGGCCGACGCCGTCGTGCTGCTCCAGGCGCACGCCCGGTACGACCTCGAGGCCCTCGCCGACAGCGGCGCGGTCGTGCTCGACACGCGCGGCCGGCTGACCCCGAGCAAGGTCGTGGCCCGCCTCTGA
- a CDS encoding lipopolysaccharide biosynthesis protein, with protein MTTARRGGVLAVATGSAGQLGLAAVANLATSATLPADERGRYVFLVTALALTAPLAGLGSSVGLRRLLPHSDHPGALEHAYLRLTLGCAVAHGVLASAVLGLLGVADAVGGLRDAAAVAALGTGLVLTAQLVELWFARSDFRTGAVYATANALTTVAAAVATLITPTFGAAVTTQAGAMLTVNVVQLLHLRGRRAGEARPAREVPTGDVATGPPSARTLVRVGAPSLVLTGGLALAFRLDRILLGVIVGPVAVSVYSLAGSFAEMPRFVPASFGQVAYAEAANDRGRTPVRPHLVRAYRWSLPAVALAAVAGLLFVHAVDPVYLGAVVPLLLLLVGELLLVPFDVVMRMVLGGGRVGLSAVVGAGALVASAGVYWVAITVGGMLGAAVASLLVYAGVSAACLLLYRSRPPEMSTVSSVAASLTGTEHHPATKEGTDGRTVAAP; from the coding sequence GTGACGACGGCACGCCGGGGCGGTGTGCTCGCCGTCGCCACGGGCAGCGCGGGACAGCTCGGCCTCGCCGCCGTCGCCAACCTCGCCACCTCGGCGACCCTGCCCGCGGACGAGCGGGGCCGCTACGTCTTTCTCGTCACCGCCCTCGCGCTGACGGCACCGCTCGCCGGGCTCGGTTCGAGCGTCGGCCTGCGCCGCCTCCTGCCCCACTCCGACCACCCGGGCGCCCTCGAGCACGCCTACCTGCGCCTCACGCTCGGGTGCGCGGTCGCGCACGGGGTGCTGGCCTCGGCCGTGCTCGGGCTGCTCGGGGTCGCGGATGCCGTCGGCGGCCTCCGTGACGCCGCGGCGGTCGCCGCCCTCGGGACGGGTCTCGTGCTCACGGCCCAGCTCGTCGAGCTGTGGTTCGCCCGCAGCGACTTCCGCACCGGGGCGGTGTACGCGACCGCCAACGCGCTGACGACCGTCGCCGCCGCCGTGGCGACGCTGATCACCCCCACCTTCGGGGCCGCCGTCACGACCCAGGCCGGCGCGATGCTCACCGTCAACGTCGTCCAGCTGCTGCACCTGCGAGGGCGCCGGGCCGGTGAGGCCCGTCCGGCTCGTGAGGTCCCGACCGGTGACGTCGCCACCGGGCCGCCCTCGGCGCGGACCCTCGTCCGGGTCGGGGCGCCGAGCCTCGTCCTCACCGGCGGTCTCGCGCTCGCCTTCCGCCTCGACCGCATCCTGCTCGGCGTCATCGTGGGCCCGGTGGCCGTGTCGGTCTACAGCCTGGCCGGCAGCTTCGCGGAGATGCCGCGCTTCGTCCCCGCCTCGTTCGGCCAGGTGGCCTACGCCGAGGCCGCGAACGACCGCGGTCGCACCCCGGTGCGACCGCACCTCGTGCGGGCCTACCGCTGGAGCCTCCCCGCGGTCGCCCTGGCGGCGGTCGCCGGTCTCCTGTTCGTCCACGCCGTCGACCCCGTCTACCTCGGGGCGGTCGTGCCCCTGCTGCTGCTGCTCGTGGGCGAGCTGCTGCTCGTGCCGTTCGACGTCGTCATGCGCATGGTCCTCGGGGGCGGCCGGGTCGGGCTCTCGGCCGTGGTCGGGGCCGGTGCGCTCGTCGCGAGCGCCGGCGTCTACTGGGTGGCGATCACCGTCGGGGGCATGCTCGGGGCGGCGGTCGCGTCGCTGCTCGTCTACGCCGGGGTGTCGGCGGCCTGTCTCCTGCTGTACCGCTCGAGGCCCCCCGAGATGTCGACCGTGTCTTCGGTCGCAGCCAGCCTGACCGGAACCGAGCACCACCCAGCCACGAAGGAGGGGACCGATGGACGCACGGTCGCTGCGCCGTAG
- a CDS encoding NAD-dependent epimerase/dehydratase family protein: MRLLITGGAGFIGSTLATLAVEDGHDVTVLDDLSTGHRDNLRDLTVRLVEGSVVDRAAVDDSMTDIDSVVHLAALGSVPRSIADPVATHVANATGTLTVLEAARAAGIRHLAYSSSSSVYGLNPALPKHEREWVRPLSPYAVTKLASEQYVLAYQQSFGLSTLAFRLFNVYGPRQRPGHAYAAVVPVFLDRLLRGEPLRVNGDGLHSRDFTYVGTVCRVLLDAARRRVTHPEPVNLAFGTSTTLLELVASLERAAGIVATVEHVDPRPGDVLHSQADDASLLRLFPGIRATPLDEGLAETVAYVKEHL; encoded by the coding sequence ATGCGACTCCTCATCACCGGCGGCGCCGGCTTCATCGGGTCGACCCTCGCGACGCTCGCGGTCGAGGACGGCCATGACGTCACGGTCCTCGACGACCTGTCGACCGGGCACCGCGACAACCTGCGCGACCTGACGGTCCGGCTCGTCGAGGGCTCCGTCGTCGACCGTGCGGCCGTCGACGACTCGATGACCGATATCGACTCCGTCGTCCACCTCGCCGCCCTCGGGAGCGTGCCGCGCAGCATCGCCGACCCCGTCGCCACGCACGTGGCCAACGCCACCGGCACGCTGACGGTGCTCGAGGCGGCGCGGGCGGCCGGCATCCGTCACCTCGCGTACTCGTCGTCGTCGTCGGTCTACGGTCTCAACCCGGCTCTGCCGAAGCACGAGCGGGAGTGGGTGCGCCCGCTCAGCCCGTACGCGGTCACCAAGCTCGCGAGCGAGCAGTACGTCCTCGCCTACCAGCAGTCGTTCGGCCTCTCGACGCTCGCCTTCCGCCTCTTCAACGTCTACGGGCCGCGCCAGCGCCCCGGGCACGCCTACGCCGCCGTCGTCCCCGTCTTCCTCGACCGCCTCCTGCGCGGCGAGCCGCTGCGGGTCAACGGTGACGGCCTGCACTCGCGCGACTTCACCTACGTCGGCACCGTCTGCCGCGTCCTGCTCGACGCGGCCCGGCGCCGGGTCACCCACCCCGAGCCGGTCAACCTCGCCTTCGGCACGAGCACGACGCTGCTCGAGCTCGTCGCCTCCCTGGAGCGGGCCGCCGGCATCGTCGCGACGGTCGAGCACGTCGACCCGCGGCCCGGGGACGTGCTGCACTCGCAGGCCGACGACGCCTCCCTCCTGCGCCTCTTCCCCGGCATCCGCGCCACCCCCCTCGACGAGGGTCTCGCCGAGACCGTCGCCTACGTCAAGGAGCACCTGTGA
- a CDS encoding glycosyltransferase family 4 protein yields MTAPATPATPATPDGPASVVHVMGCLDVGGAERMLLQTTRRLVAEGHSRHTVVALSGRHGRLTGDFAAAGVPDVPCATTPWATFPVRLALTLRRLRPDVVVSHVSLASGLVLLVAAAVGVRRRVAVMHSDGDGRPGSRVRRAYRAVSRVLLRLGATTVVGVTPSTLAFSGRRPGPTAVVLPNAVDLTRFTPEDAGASRRALGLPSSGRVLLHVGRGSPEKNRAALVPLLRELDDDAVLLLAGAADAGDLGPVGDDVRHRVHDLGLLDDVRPAVAAADVLVLPSVREGLPLVVLEALAAGRPVVASDLPGIRAACGDLDGVTLVAPAAGPAAFAAAVRRTLDDAVPPDRVRATMVGSSHDLERVLEQWRRVCGASA; encoded by the coding sequence GTGACGGCCCCGGCGACCCCGGCGACCCCGGCGACCCCGGACGGGCCGGCATCCGTCGTGCACGTCATGGGGTGCCTCGACGTCGGCGGGGCCGAGCGGATGCTGCTGCAGACGACGCGACGGCTCGTCGCCGAGGGCCACAGCCGCCACACCGTCGTCGCGCTGAGCGGTCGTCACGGGCGCCTCACCGGTGACTTCGCCGCCGCGGGGGTGCCCGACGTGCCCTGTGCGACCACCCCCTGGGCCACCTTCCCCGTGCGCCTCGCCCTCACCCTGCGGCGCCTGCGGCCCGACGTCGTCGTCTCGCACGTGTCGCTCGCGTCGGGTCTCGTGCTGCTCGTCGCGGCCGCGGTCGGCGTACGGCGCCGGGTCGCGGTCATGCACAGCGACGGCGACGGCCGCCCCGGCTCGCGCGTCCGCCGCGCCTACCGCGCCGTCTCCCGCGTGCTGCTCCGCCTCGGCGCCACGACCGTCGTCGGGGTCACGCCGAGCACCCTCGCCTTCTCGGGCCGCCGCCCGGGGCCGACCGCCGTCGTGCTGCCGAACGCCGTCGACCTCACCCGCTTCACCCCCGAGGATGCCGGTGCGTCGCGTCGCGCCCTCGGCCTCCCCTCGTCGGGGCGGGTGCTGCTCCACGTCGGTCGCGGGTCGCCGGAGAAGAACCGGGCCGCCCTCGTCCCGCTGCTTCGCGAGCTCGACGACGACGCGGTCCTGCTGCTCGCCGGCGCGGCCGACGCGGGCGACCTCGGCCCCGTCGGGGACGACGTGCGCCACCGGGTGCACGACCTCGGGCTGCTCGACGACGTCCGCCCGGCCGTCGCCGCCGCCGACGTCCTCGTCCTGCCCTCGGTGCGCGAGGGCCTGCCCCTCGTCGTGCTCGAGGCCCTGGCCGCGGGACGTCCGGTCGTCGCGAGCGACCTCCCCGGCATCCGGGCCGCCTGCGGCGACCTCGACGGCGTGACGCTCGTCGCGCCGGCCGCCGGCCCGGCCGCCTTCGCCGCCGCCGTGCGACGCACCCTCGACGACGCCGTCCCGCCCGACCGGGTGCGGGCGACGATGGTGGGCTCATCGCACGACCTCGAGCGCGTGCTGGAGCAGTGGAGACGGGTGTGCGGGGCGTCGGCGTGA
- a CDS encoding acyltransferase, producing the protein MADGIRSRLVTAGRRRLGAVAYYGFASRLHPLLPGGRALRAALARGLCDGVGSRVNIAPGVRLAPGLRLHDDAGIGAGTVCTGPDRIELGERLIMGPQCLFVTNDHPVPPDGGRFWDQPARSAPIVVEADVFIGARVTVLPGVVIGRGAAVAAGAVVTRDVRPGAVVGGVPARELRHRLP; encoded by the coding sequence GTGGCTGACGGCATCCGGTCGCGCCTCGTGACGGCGGGGCGCCGACGCCTCGGCGCCGTCGCGTACTACGGGTTCGCGTCACGCCTGCACCCGCTGCTCCCGGGTGGGCGGGCGCTGCGCGCCGCCCTCGCGCGCGGGCTGTGCGACGGGGTCGGGTCGCGTGTCAACATCGCTCCCGGGGTGCGGCTGGCGCCCGGGCTGCGGCTGCACGACGACGCGGGCATCGGGGCGGGAACGGTCTGCACGGGGCCCGACCGGATCGAGCTCGGCGAGCGCCTCATCATGGGGCCGCAGTGCCTGTTCGTCACGAACGACCACCCCGTCCCGCCCGACGGGGGGCGGTTCTGGGACCAGCCCGCCCGCAGCGCCCCCATCGTCGTCGAGGCCGACGTCTTCATCGGTGCCCGCGTCACCGTGCTGCCGGGCGTCGTCATCGGTCGTGGCGCCGCGGTCGCCGCGGGCGCGGTCGTCACCCGCGACGTGCGCCCGGGTGCGGTCGTCGGCGGCGTCCCGGCGCGCGAGCTGCGCCACCGGCTGCCGTGA